One segment of Terriglobia bacterium DNA contains the following:
- a CDS encoding PAS domain-containing protein, with amino-acid sequence MMPALSLKTKLVFAITAMVVAIVATLSTLYISEVVHQRIHEVYQVADVIKLHVFAVSKPAMGVDLSSSKIDLNDPKQVEAAVQELLQYDTGITALLESVTGDSPNILDVSIVDADGLAMLHTNPALQGTVIPAREDFKNVLDSGLRQQLKLIYGPARAYDVRLPLIHTATGKPFGEVRVGVYTAFLKQDIQPQIRRALIFSGTAILLSMILAAGLSNLALRPLAAISRRLDLISSGKADLVATPQKRSDEYGTVSTKIERLGRQMRDVKEVFSALKENLDQMMANLQDGVMLFTSDSNAVLVSASAERFIGKARGEMLGRQPEEIFSRESILGRKILDAFSSREAVDLEEIEDAQGRHIQISLDFIEEHGERIGALLTLRDAESVHRIEDEIELSRRLSAIGRLTSGVAHEVKNPINAIVVHLEVLRQKMKEIDPDTRRHVDVISSEIQRLDRVVQTLVDFTRPVELRLNDLDMRKLVEDVVNLASPAAEKHQVLIEREAAPDALPVRIDADLVKQALLNIVLNGVQAMPDGGTLRLTVKRDGDSALISVRDQGAGIPENIRDKIFNLYFTTKTGGSGIGLAMAYRVVQLHHGSVEFTSIIDHGTTFFLRFPLAEAAANGDVPAVAKEDSVSKA; translated from the coding sequence ATGATGCCTGCCTTGAGCCTGAAAACCAAACTGGTTTTCGCCATCACCGCCATGGTGGTGGCGATTGTGGCCACGCTTTCGACGCTTTACATTTCGGAAGTGGTGCATCAGCGCATCCATGAGGTTTACCAGGTTGCTGATGTGATCAAGCTGCACGTCTTTGCCGTATCGAAACCCGCGATGGGCGTGGACCTGAGCAGTTCCAAAATTGACCTGAACGATCCTAAGCAGGTCGAAGCAGCCGTGCAGGAATTGCTGCAATACGATACCGGCATCACCGCGCTGCTGGAATCGGTGACCGGCGATTCACCCAACATTCTTGATGTGAGCATCGTGGATGCCGATGGGCTGGCGATGCTGCACACCAATCCGGCGCTGCAGGGCACGGTGATTCCCGCACGAGAAGATTTCAAGAACGTCCTGGATAGCGGCCTGCGCCAGCAGTTGAAGCTGATTTACGGTCCGGCGCGCGCCTATGACGTCCGCCTCCCTTTGATCCATACCGCAACGGGCAAGCCGTTTGGTGAAGTGCGCGTTGGCGTTTATACGGCGTTCCTGAAGCAGGACATTCAGCCGCAAATCCGCCGTGCGCTGATTTTTTCCGGCACAGCCATCCTGCTCAGCATGATTCTGGCGGCAGGACTTTCAAACCTTGCGTTGCGACCGCTGGCCGCCATCAGCCGACGGCTGGATTTGATCAGCTCCGGCAAGGCTGATCTGGTAGCGACTCCGCAAAAGCGTTCCGACGAATACGGCACCGTCTCTACCAAAATTGAACGACTGGGCCGGCAGATGCGCGATGTCAAAGAGGTCTTCTCTGCCCTGAAGGAGAATCTGGACCAGATGATGGCCAACCTGCAGGACGGCGTGATGCTTTTTACCAGCGATTCCAATGCGGTGCTGGTAAGCGCTTCTGCAGAGCGATTTATCGGCAAGGCGCGCGGAGAGATGCTGGGACGCCAGCCGGAAGAGATCTTCTCGCGTGAATCCATTCTGGGGCGCAAAATCCTGGACGCGTTTTCATCGCGCGAAGCTGTGGACCTGGAAGAAATTGAGGATGCGCAGGGGCGGCACATCCAGATTTCGCTCGACTTTATTGAGGAGCACGGCGAGCGCATTGGCGCGCTACTCACGTTGCGCGACGCCGAGTCTGTGCATCGCATTGAGGATGAGATCGAGCTTTCGCGGAGGCTTTCCGCCATTGGCAGGCTTACGTCCGGCGTGGCGCATGAAGTAAAGAATCCCATCAACGCCATTGTGGTGCACCTGGAAGTGCTGCGGCAGAAGATGAAGGAAATCGATCCCGATACTCGCCGCCACGTGGACGTAATCAGCAGCGAAATTCAGCGGCTTGATCGCGTTGTGCAAACGCTGGTGGACTTTACTCGTCCCGTGGAGCTGCGCCTGAATGATCTGGACATGCGCAAGCTGGTTGAGGACGTGGTGAACCTTGCGTCTCCGGCGGCGGAGAAGCATCAGGTGCTTATAGAACGCGAGGCCGCGCCGGATGCGCTGCCGGTGCGCATTGACGCCGACCTGGTGAAGCAGGCGCTGCTAAATATCGTTTTGAACGGCGTGCAGGCGATGCCCGATGGAGGCACATTGCGACTGACGGTGAAGCGCGACGGCGACAGCGCGCTGATCAGCGTTCGCGACCAGGGCGCGGGCATTCCGGAGAATATCCGCGACAAGATTTTTAATCTATACTTCACTACAAAGACGGGCGGAAGCGGGATTGGCCTGGCCATGGCCTATCGCGTGGTGCAGTTGCACCATGGATCGGTGGAATTTACTTCGATCATCGATCATGGGACCACGTTTTTCCTGCGCTTCCCGCTGGCAGAGGCCGCTGCCAACGGAGATGTGCCCGCCGTAGCAAAAGAGGATTCAGTCAGCAAGGCATGA
- a CDS encoding sigma-54 dependent transcriptional regulator: MSTQEKVLIVEDEENERSGLAELVSAWGYRTDTAKDGLEGLEKVATWSPGIVVTDFKMPRMDGMELLQRLSDQPQQIAVVLLTAQGSIDVAVDAMKAGAYDFIQKPVDPARLRQILQNASRQRGTTVELEVTKKKLRDTGVFGQMVGSSRPMQEIFHLIEMVAPSTASVLITGESGTGKEMVARTIHDLSPRKSKPFVAINCSAIPETLIESEIFGHEKGAFTGAMERRAGCFELAEEGTLLLDEIGEMPAATQAKLLRVLEDRKLRRLGSKVETPVDVRVLAATNKVPEEAVAKGELRGDLYYRLNVFNIHLPPLRDHKEDIPQLVDALLADMNAKHGRKVAGVADHVLQMFHNHNWPGNVRELRNTMERGVIVCDGTLLDQRHLPPNFGAMGVRVPSSDGEGIRLEVGTTVGEAEKMLILKTLAANNNNKTRAAEVLGISLKTLHNKLKEYGSASAVASEGAG, encoded by the coding sequence TTGAGTACACAAGAAAAAGTCCTGATTGTGGAAGACGAAGAAAATGAACGCTCCGGCTTGGCCGAGCTCGTCTCTGCGTGGGGCTACCGAACCGACACAGCCAAAGACGGGTTGGAAGGCCTGGAAAAAGTAGCCACCTGGTCGCCGGGGATCGTGGTCACCGACTTCAAGATGCCGCGCATGGACGGTATGGAGCTTTTGCAGCGGCTTTCTGACCAGCCGCAGCAGATCGCCGTGGTATTGCTGACGGCGCAGGGCAGCATAGATGTCGCCGTGGACGCCATGAAGGCGGGCGCGTATGACTTTATCCAGAAGCCTGTGGACCCGGCGCGGCTCAGGCAGATTCTGCAGAATGCTTCCCGGCAGCGCGGCACGACCGTAGAGCTGGAAGTCACCAAGAAAAAACTGCGCGATACCGGCGTTTTCGGCCAGATGGTTGGATCGTCACGCCCGATGCAGGAGATCTTTCACCTGATTGAGATGGTAGCGCCCAGCACAGCGTCCGTACTGATCACCGGAGAAAGCGGCACGGGCAAAGAGATGGTGGCGCGCACGATTCATGACCTGAGTCCGCGCAAAAGCAAGCCGTTTGTGGCGATCAACTGCTCCGCCATTCCGGAAACGCTGATTGAAAGCGAAATCTTTGGTCATGAAAAAGGCGCGTTCACCGGAGCCATGGAGCGCCGCGCCGGCTGCTTTGAGCTGGCTGAAGAAGGCACGCTGCTGCTGGATGAAATCGGAGAGATGCCTGCCGCAACGCAAGCCAAGCTGCTGCGTGTGCTGGAAGACCGCAAGCTTCGCCGGCTGGGCAGCAAGGTAGAAACACCTGTCGATGTGCGAGTGCTGGCGGCGACGAATAAAGTCCCTGAAGAGGCTGTGGCAAAAGGCGAACTGCGCGGCGATCTTTATTATCGGCTCAACGTTTTCAATATTCACCTGCCGCCGTTGCGCGACCATAAGGAAGACATCCCGCAACTGGTAGACGCATTGCTTGCTGACATGAACGCCAAGCATGGCCGCAAGGTGGCCGGCGTGGCAGACCATGTTTTGCAAATGTTCCATAACCATAACTGGCCGGGCAATGTGCGTGAATTGCGCAACACCATGGAGCGCGGTGTAATCGTTTGTGATGGAACCTTACTGGACCAGCGCCATCTGCCGCCGAATTTTGGCGCCATGGGTGTTCGCGTTCCGTCGAGCGATGGCGAAGGGATCCGGCTGGAAGTGGGAACCACGGTGGGCGAGGCCGAAAAAATGTTGATTCTGAAAACGCTGGCGGCGAACAATAACAATAAAACGCGCGCTGCGGAAGTCCTGGGAATCAGCCTGAAAACGCTGCACAATAAGCTGAAGGAATATGGAAGCGCATCCGCCGTGGCCAGCGAGGGCGCCGGCTAA
- a CDS encoding transcriptional regulator translates to MRTTMRAIPVLVSLLWMSAALVAEQPWQPIGPDGGNVRSLAIDPNDPDRIFLGTSAGNLYLSTDKGATWSRFARPGNSAEMVLDHIIIDPADSRNMFAAAWNAQLPNSDGDLYRSHDAGKTWEIVADLHGKSLRALSMAASDPKILVVGALDGIYRSRNGGRDFERISPANHAEIKNVESVAIDPVNPDVIYAGTWHLPWKTEDGGKTWHNIKKGVIDDSDVFSIVIDHEQPANIFISACSGIYRSDSAGELFRKIQGIPYSARRTRMLRMDPLDHNIVYAGTTEGLWKTVDAGATWKHMTGSNIIINDVLIDPRQPSRVLLATDRSGVLASDDGGVTFTASNRGFTHRQAAALLVDRGNSNVLYAGVLNDKEFGGVFVSRDAGQTWKQNSDGLDGRDVFVLRQAADNTLVAGTDHGIFALPPHGSRWIPRDLPLSKPQAAMLKRTSTRAVVAPELAPRVTVLELGADKWFAATSTALFVSSDSGATWRAESLPGIGVPVSISVAGKVVAIAGRNTVAVSVSGGESWLPTKTLDADFSINSVAVDNSGDVWLAARTGLFRSTDAGDSWKKVSSLRLADIQTIHFDNENHRMLVTSGLSVNIFESADNGRNWNAITTGWRIRNLRVARGRLLGTTAFDGVVVQPDVTAAAENVSGSGTR, encoded by the coding sequence ATGCGTACCACTATGCGAGCCATTCCCGTTCTGGTTAGCCTGCTTTGGATGTCTGCCGCCCTTGTGGCGGAGCAACCATGGCAACCCATTGGCCCGGATGGAGGCAACGTGCGCAGCCTTGCCATCGATCCCAATGATCCTGACCGCATTTTTCTCGGCACCAGCGCCGGGAATCTTTATCTCTCAACGGACAAGGGCGCAACATGGTCACGCTTTGCCCGGCCCGGCAATTCAGCGGAGATGGTCCTGGACCACATCATCATTGATCCCGCTGACTCCCGGAATATGTTTGCCGCTGCATGGAATGCGCAGCTTCCCAATAGCGATGGCGATCTTTACCGCAGCCATGACGCGGGAAAGACCTGGGAAATCGTGGCTGACCTGCACGGAAAATCGCTGCGCGCGCTGAGCATGGCCGCTTCCGATCCAAAAATTCTTGTTGTTGGCGCACTGGACGGAATCTACCGCAGCCGCAACGGCGGCCGTGACTTTGAAAGAATCTCTCCGGCCAATCATGCTGAAATCAAGAATGTTGAATCTGTCGCCATTGATCCGGTAAATCCCGACGTGATTTATGCCGGCACGTGGCATCTGCCATGGAAGACTGAAGACGGCGGCAAGACCTGGCACAACATCAAAAAGGGCGTGATTGACGACTCGGACGTTTTTTCCATTGTGATTGATCACGAGCAGCCCGCAAATATCTTTATCAGTGCATGCTCCGGCATTTATCGCAGCGACTCCGCCGGAGAACTTTTCCGCAAAATCCAAGGCATTCCTTATTCCGCGCGGCGCACGCGCATGCTGCGGATGGACCCCCTTGATCACAACATTGTGTATGCGGGAACCACCGAGGGCCTGTGGAAGACCGTTGACGCAGGCGCGACCTGGAAACACATGACCGGCTCCAACATCATCATCAATGATGTGCTGATCGATCCCCGGCAACCTTCGCGCGTGCTGCTGGCCACAGATCGCAGCGGCGTGCTGGCCAGCGATGATGGCGGCGTAACCTTTACGGCTTCCAACCGTGGCTTTACGCATCGGCAGGCGGCGGCTTTGCTGGTGGACCGCGGCAACAGCAACGTGCTTTATGCCGGAGTTCTGAACGACAAAGAATTTGGTGGAGTATTTGTTTCCCGCGACGCTGGACAAACATGGAAGCAGAACAGTGACGGTCTGGATGGCCGCGATGTTTTTGTCCTTCGGCAGGCCGCAGACAACACGCTGGTGGCCGGGACCGATCATGGCATCTTCGCGCTTCCGCCGCATGGCTCTCGCTGGATACCGCGCGATCTGCCTTTGAGCAAGCCGCAGGCCGCAATGCTGAAAAGGACTTCAACACGCGCCGTCGTTGCGCCTGAGCTTGCTCCGCGCGTCACGGTTTTGGAACTGGGCGCGGACAAGTGGTTTGCCGCAACATCGACTGCACTCTTTGTTAGTTCGGATTCCGGTGCGACATGGCGTGCGGAATCGCTGCCCGGCATTGGCGTTCCTGTAAGCATCAGCGTGGCCGGCAAAGTTGTGGCAATTGCCGGGCGCAACACTGTAGCCGTCTCTGTAAGCGGAGGGGAAAGCTGGCTGCCAACCAAGACGCTGGACGCCGACTTTTCCATCAACTCCGTCGCCGTGGACAACAGCGGCGACGTCTGGCTTGCGGCGCGAACAGGGCTCTTCCGCAGCACGGACGCCGGTGATTCGTGGAAAAAAGTTTCGTCGCTGCGCCTGGCCGATATTCAGACGATCCACTTTGACAATGAAAACCATCGCATGCTGGTGACAAGCGGCCTATCCGTCAATATCTTCGAATCGGCTGACAATGGCCGAAACTGGAACGCCATTACCACGGGATGGCGCATCCGAAATCTGCGCGTAGCGCGTGGCCGCCTGCTGGGGACAACGGCCTTTGACGGCGTTGTGGTCCAGCCTGACGTTACCGCAGCGGCAGAAAATGTCTCCGGCAGCGGCACACGTTAA
- a CDS encoding glycerol-3-phosphate dehydrogenase/oxidase codes for MMDVSSSIQSKDQSFDVLVIGGGINGVAIARECAQWSKRTLLVEQNDFSSGTTSRSTRIIHGGLRYLEHAEIGLVRESLRERERLLMQSPHLVRPLQFLLALPKKSHSLLRSSLSIRTGLWLYHRWAGGKRACCSDLSAFERQLDKGNGWSIYSYEDAQCEFPERLVAEWLAESMATGAVVCNHTRLLEITREGGSHKSGRVNGARLRDLISGQEYFVHAKNVVNATGPWADAVIGASGISTPRMIGGVRGSHLVLPKFAGAPQQAIYSEAIDGRPIFVIPWNAQLLVGTSEVADSSVPDNPQPSAQECDYLFQSFVRLFPHSGLTPADIRYSFAGIRPLPFAPGKASSAITRKHLLHDHSDDGAAGLLSVIGGKLTTAASLARDVGRKLGLDVPEPVNVFASPAGEEDVQSTVRQWARLVACKAKIPEGCAQAIAEWHGRHALAIAHAASLDERLREPLCQHSCHLVAEAVEAVAHEAAVTLGDILLRRVPVALGACWSEECSREAAAKIGSALGWDKTRVHLELLRLEEERTAFLHPSAGSPANSPQSCVGKPLPLHSTTQDS; via the coding sequence ATGATGGACGTGAGTAGCTCGATTCAATCGAAAGACCAGAGCTTTGACGTTCTGGTGATTGGCGGCGGCATCAACGGTGTTGCCATTGCGCGCGAGTGTGCGCAGTGGAGCAAGCGCACGCTGCTGGTCGAGCAAAATGATTTTTCGTCCGGCACTACCAGCCGGTCCACGCGCATCATCCACGGCGGTCTACGCTACCTTGAACATGCTGAGATCGGGCTGGTGCGTGAGTCGTTGCGTGAACGAGAGCGCCTGCTGATGCAGTCGCCGCATCTGGTCCGTCCGCTGCAATTCCTGCTGGCGTTGCCAAAAAAATCTCATTCGCTGCTTCGCAGCTCCCTTTCCATACGGACAGGCTTGTGGCTCTACCATCGCTGGGCAGGCGGCAAGCGCGCATGCTGCAGTGATCTTTCCGCGTTCGAACGCCAGCTCGACAAAGGCAATGGCTGGTCGATCTACTCTTATGAAGACGCGCAGTGCGAATTTCCTGAACGCCTGGTGGCGGAGTGGCTGGCGGAAAGCATGGCCACAGGCGCCGTGGTGTGCAATCACACCAGGCTGCTGGAGATCACTCGCGAAGGCGGCTCGCATAAATCCGGACGCGTCAACGGAGCGCGGCTGCGCGACTTGATTTCCGGGCAGGAATATTTTGTCCACGCCAAAAACGTTGTAAATGCAACCGGCCCGTGGGCTGACGCGGTAATTGGCGCTTCTGGAATTTCCACACCGCGGATGATTGGCGGCGTGCGCGGGTCACATCTGGTGCTGCCCAAATTTGCCGGCGCGCCACAACAGGCCATCTACAGTGAAGCCATTGATGGCCGTCCGATTTTTGTTATCCCATGGAACGCTCAACTCCTTGTCGGCACCAGTGAAGTGGCTGATTCAAGCGTGCCTGATAATCCGCAACCCAGTGCGCAGGAATGCGACTATCTCTTCCAAAGTTTTGTGCGGCTCTTTCCGCACTCCGGCCTCACGCCGGCTGACATACGTTACAGCTTTGCCGGAATACGTCCGCTGCCGTTTGCGCCCGGCAAAGCGTCTTCAGCCATCACGCGCAAGCATCTGCTTCACGATCACTCGGATGACGGCGCCGCAGGCCTGCTCTCCGTGATCGGCGGCAAGTTGACCACGGCAGCCAGCCTTGCGCGTGATGTTGGGCGTAAACTTGGCCTTGATGTGCCAGAGCCGGTCAACGTATTTGCTTCGCCCGCCGGCGAAGAAGATGTTCAATCCACCGTGCGACAATGGGCCCGACTCGTCGCATGCAAAGCCAAAATTCCTGAAGGCTGCGCGCAAGCGATTGCGGAATGGCATGGCCGCCACGCTCTGGCCATCGCCCATGCCGCATCGCTCGACGAGCGCCTGCGTGAACCGCTCTGCCAGCATAGCTGCCACCTCGTCGCGGAAGCCGTGGAGGCAGTGGCGCATGAAGCCGCCGTTACTCTGGGCGATATTCTTCTGCGTCGCGTGCCGGTTGCGCTGGGCGCATGCTGGTCAGAAGAGTGCAGCCGTGAAGCTGCTGCAAAAATCGGCAGCGCGCTGGGCTGGGACAAAACCCGCGTCCACCTTGAACTCCTGCGGCTGGAAGAAGAACGCACAGCATTCCTGCATCCGAGCGCGGGCAGCCCCGCAAATTCCCCACAGAGCTGCGTGGGAAAGCCATTGCCGTTGCATAGCACCACGCAAGATTCGTAA
- a CDS encoding DUF1957 domain-containing protein, giving the protein MTPKIADNKSLGYVTFALHSHLPYVVNHGTWPHGMEWLHEAAAETYLPLLRVFGELEQQGLALQANVNLSPILLEQLSHPEFKDEFPKYLLRKIQAAHKDADDFTVQNDPHMVKVSRFWLHFYEQALRQFDQLGSNIIRGFQHFYDSGAIEIITCGATHGYFPLLGTDSSIRAQVKTGVETHERFFGRKPRGIWLPECGYRPAGTWQFPVTPDGSSRPPKPFYREGVEQILAEHGIQFFYVDTHLVDSSTHFTPYQLLAGGVPIAMETVEDPPAKNFYRPYFADGPDRDAQVAFFTRDPRTSAQVWSGDQGYPGDGNYLEFHKKRWPGGNRYWRITGRKTDLGLKQPYDPAVALERTREHAKHFVRITHETLERYGNNGAAASILTAPFDAELFGHWWFEGPEWLKNVALEFAKPESRVKLISCTDYLDQFPPNAYVALPEGSWGAESNNSVWLNEDTAWTWKHIYPAELAVQQMANSDLWRGNDTATRLVKQICRELLLLESSDWQFLITTKAARDYAEKRFNTHLEQFRALLDTWRRFESTHQISLQKLQELEAIELRDSVFPEIDPELWGTTHGVLSQIRR; this is encoded by the coding sequence ATGACTCCAAAAATCGCCGATAACAAATCGCTGGGTTATGTGACATTCGCTTTGCATTCCCATCTTCCTTATGTAGTCAACCATGGAACGTGGCCGCATGGGATGGAGTGGCTGCATGAAGCGGCTGCGGAGACTTATCTTCCATTGCTCCGCGTCTTTGGCGAATTGGAGCAGCAGGGCCTGGCGCTGCAGGCCAACGTGAATCTCTCTCCCATTCTGCTGGAGCAGCTCTCGCACCCCGAATTCAAGGATGAATTCCCAAAATATCTGCTGCGGAAGATCCAGGCCGCGCACAAAGACGCCGACGATTTTACCGTCCAGAACGACCCGCATATGGTGAAGGTGTCGCGCTTCTGGCTGCATTTTTATGAGCAGGCGTTGCGACAATTTGACCAGCTTGGATCCAACATCATCCGCGGCTTCCAGCATTTTTACGATTCCGGCGCCATTGAAATCATTACCTGCGGCGCCACGCACGGATATTTCCCGCTGCTGGGAACCGATTCTTCCATCCGCGCGCAGGTGAAGACCGGCGTGGAAACACATGAGCGCTTTTTTGGACGCAAGCCGCGCGGCATATGGCTACCGGAATGCGGCTATCGGCCGGCAGGGACGTGGCAGTTCCCTGTTACGCCGGACGGATCTTCGCGTCCGCCCAAGCCATTCTATCGTGAAGGCGTGGAGCAGATTCTGGCGGAACACGGAATCCAGTTCTTTTACGTTGATACGCACCTGGTTGATAGTTCCACGCATTTCACTCCGTATCAACTGCTGGCGGGCGGCGTTCCCATTGCAATGGAAACAGTGGAAGATCCGCCGGCAAAAAATTTCTATCGTCCATATTTTGCCGATGGGCCGGACCGCGATGCGCAGGTTGCGTTTTTCACCCGCGATCCGCGCACCAGCGCGCAGGTCTGGAGCGGTGACCAGGGATATCCCGGCGACGGGAACTATCTGGAGTTCCACAAAAAGCGCTGGCCCGGCGGCAATCGATACTGGCGGATTACCGGCAGAAAAACTGATCTCGGGCTCAAGCAGCCGTATGATCCCGCGGTTGCGCTGGAGCGCACGCGCGAGCACGCAAAACATTTCGTCCGGATCACCCATGAAACGCTCGAACGCTATGGCAACAACGGCGCAGCGGCGTCGATCCTGACCGCGCCGTTTGATGCTGAGCTTTTTGGGCATTGGTGGTTTGAAGGCCCGGAATGGCTGAAGAACGTGGCGCTGGAATTTGCGAAACCGGAATCGCGCGTCAAGCTGATTTCCTGCACTGACTATCTTGACCAGTTTCCTCCCAATGCTTACGTGGCCCTGCCGGAAGGTTCGTGGGGCGCGGAGAGCAATAACAGCGTCTGGCTGAATGAAGATACAGCCTGGACGTGGAAGCATATTTATCCTGCTGAGCTGGCAGTTCAACAGATGGCCAACAGTGATTTGTGGCGCGGCAATGACACGGCCACGCGTCTGGTAAAACAGATTTGCCGTGAACTGCTGCTGCTGGAATCTTCTGACTGGCAATTCTTGATCACCACCAAGGCCGCCCGCGACTACGCGGAGAAGCGCTTCAATACTCATCTGGAACAATTCCGCGCATTGCTGGATACATGGCGTCGCTTTGAATCGACCCACCAGATTTCGCTGCAGAAACTGCAGGAACTGGAAGCTATTGAGCTTCGCGATTCGGTCTTTCCGGAGATCGATCCTGAATTGTGGGGCACCACGCACGGCGTACTTTCGCAGATCCGTCGGTAA
- a CDS encoding diguanylate cyclase translates to MRYLLKNSGKSVLQSALDARKLLPFAFVLIVGFLVAMAWDSFSRTRELLSSQAYVEHTHQVLYEMDAIQDGLGDAREAWLHYILTPEQQDLDTFAESSKQIWKRVARVEDLTRDDPAQQERVKQLQVMITDELKQLSDNLRTNKTLLIYHSPATDFKQDRVRNAVQQFKDEQEVLLRERNQAAQARAQEVERSVSVRVGVFSALMAFVFVLVIRESKKLRIAEQAALHSQTRLEGSLQQLQIETESGKMLNELQANLQICVNAPEAYEVLGGYAQKFIPNSAGAVFAIDSSRNLMGVMASWGDSLSPTQHILSPEDCCAMRGGRLHLQVETSRGLTCRHFSGSIPEAYVCLPLAALGETLGILHISTEHSDQLSASRLAMIQQAGEYAALRLANLRLREKLHDQSIRDPLTGLYNRRFLEATLEQELHRSGRHHTGLGVIMADIDKFKLFNDSFGHTAGDIVLKEVAAMLRRSVRTEDIVCRYGGEEFLVVLPDTTLESVTERAEQVRESIAKLDLQHAGHSLGKVTASFGISFSQDGVLTPEILLRYADEALYESKRRGCNCVSLSDSVTNLLAEKQEKDAPNPPLSFKIAQP, encoded by the coding sequence ATGCGATATCTATTGAAAAACAGCGGCAAGAGCGTGCTGCAGAGCGCACTAGACGCTCGCAAGCTTCTGCCATTTGCCTTCGTGCTAATCGTCGGCTTTCTGGTGGCAATGGCGTGGGACAGCTTCTCTCGTACGCGCGAGTTGCTAAGCTCGCAGGCGTACGTTGAGCACACGCACCAGGTGCTCTATGAAATGGATGCCATTCAAGACGGATTAGGAGACGCACGCGAAGCATGGCTCCACTACATCCTGACGCCGGAACAACAGGACCTGGATACGTTTGCCGAATCCTCAAAGCAAATATGGAAACGGGTTGCCCGAGTTGAAGATCTTACGCGCGACGATCCCGCGCAACAGGAGCGAGTCAAGCAGCTGCAGGTAATGATCACGGACGAGTTAAAGCAGCTCAGCGACAACCTGCGCACTAATAAAACGCTGCTGATCTATCACAGTCCGGCCACAGATTTTAAGCAGGACCGCGTTCGCAACGCGGTGCAACAATTTAAGGACGAGCAGGAAGTTCTACTGCGCGAGCGCAATCAAGCTGCCCAGGCGCGAGCCCAGGAAGTGGAACGCAGCGTCTCAGTCCGCGTTGGCGTTTTCAGCGCGCTGATGGCGTTTGTGTTCGTGCTGGTCATAAGGGAATCAAAGAAGCTGCGCATTGCGGAGCAGGCTGCGCTGCATTCACAAACCAGATTGGAAGGCTCGCTCCAGCAACTGCAGATTGAAACAGAAAGCGGCAAGATGCTGAATGAATTGCAGGCGAACCTGCAAATCTGCGTGAACGCGCCTGAGGCCTATGAAGTTCTGGGCGGCTACGCGCAGAAATTCATCCCGAACAGTGCGGGCGCGGTGTTTGCCATTGACAGTTCACGCAACCTGATGGGCGTAATGGCGAGCTGGGGCGATTCTCTCAGCCCCACGCAGCACATCCTTTCACCGGAAGATTGTTGCGCGATGCGCGGCGGACGGCTGCACCTTCAAGTGGAAACTTCACGCGGGCTTACTTGCCGCCACTTCAGCGGCAGCATTCCTGAAGCCTATGTCTGCCTGCCTTTGGCCGCGCTGGGTGAAACGCTTGGAATTCTGCACATCAGCACGGAACATTCCGACCAGCTTTCCGCTTCGCGGCTGGCAATGATCCAGCAGGCCGGAGAATACGCGGCACTGCGGCTGGCCAACCTTCGCCTGCGCGAGAAGCTGCATGACCAGTCCATCCGCGATCCGCTCACTGGCCTTTACAACCGGCGTTTTCTGGAAGCGACGTTGGAGCAGGAGCTCCATCGCTCCGGACGCCACCACACCGGCCTTGGCGTAATCATGGCGGACATCGACAAGTTCAAGCTGTTCAACGACAGCTTTGGCCACACGGCGGGTGACATCGTATTGAAAGAAGTAGCCGCCATGTTGCGACGCTCCGTGCGTACGGAAGATATTGTCTGCCGCTACGGCGGAGAAGAATTCCTGGTGGTGCTGCCGGATACGACGCTCGAAAGCGTGACAGAGCGCGCGGAACAAGTGCGCGAGTCCATTGCCAAGCTGGACCTGCAACACGCAGGACACTCCCTGGGAAAAGTGACTGCCTCATTCGGTATTTCTTTCTCGCAGGACGGCGTGCTCACTCCAGAAATTTTGCTGCGTTACGCGGATGAAGCGCTTTATGAATCGAAACGCAGAGGCTGCAATTGCGTGAGCCTGAGCGATTCAGTCACGAACCTATTGGCGGAAAAGCAGGAAAAAGATGCGCCTAATCCGCCGCTCAGTTTCAAGATCGCGCAGCCGTAA